The DNA segment TGGTTATCCCTAATAAAAGCTTATATTGTTTACATATAAGGCCAAATTTTTGCTGCTCTTTCAGTAGACTGAGCAAAGATTTTTTCTTCATCTACTGGCAAAATTTCTCTATCTTTCATAACAAATTTTCCATTAATGATGGTATCATTCACCATTCGTCCTGTTAATCCAAATAAAATATGTCCAAAATAATTCTCTCCATTTAATGGGGTATAAGAATTATAATCTACTGTAATTATATCTGCATATGCCCCTTTCTTTAAAACTCCTACTTCTTTTTGGAAATAATTTTTACAAATAGCAGGATTGTTTTCTAATTGTAATCTTTTTGTCTCTCCAAATCCTACAGTAGGATCACAAAGATGATGACTTTGAAGAATATTAGCTACCTTCATAGATTCAAACATATCATTCGTATATGCATCCGTACCAAGCCCTACCCGAATCCCTTGTGTTACCATAGATACTACAGGAGGACAGCCAACAGCATTATTCATATTAGACATAGGATTGTGAACTACACTGGTATCCGTTTCTTTTATGATTTCTAATTCCCGTTGGTTTGCATGTACACAATGAACTGCTATGGTTTGATTTCCTAATAATCCAAAATCAAATAATCTTTCTACCACTCTTCTTCCATATTTTTTCAAAGAATCATATTGGTCTTCAATACCTTCTGCAACATGAACATGATATCCTGCATGAATTCCTTCCATTGCTTCTTTTACTTGATATAAAGTCTCATCAGAAAGAGTAAAGGAAGCATGGAGGCCAAAGAGTCCCTTAACCATATCTTCTTCTGCACTATTATAAGCCTTGATAAATTCTATATTTTCTTGAATTTCGTCTTTAGTAATATCTTTTCCATCTCTATCAGACACTTCATAACATAAAGAAGTTCTTATTCCAAGATCTTTAGCTGCCTCAGCGATTGCAAAAAGACTCCCTCTTGCAGCATTCGGACTAGAATGATGATCAAAAAGAGTAGTGACTCCATTTCGAATAGATTCTATATAGGTTGTATAAGCATTTAATTTGCAATCTTCTAAAGTCAACTTTCTATCTAGACTCCACCATTGATTTTCTAATACATGAAAAAAGTTATCCGTGGGCTTAGATACCGACATTCCACGAGCATAAGCGCTGTAAATATGAGAATGAGTATTAATCATGCCTGGCATAATCAACTTCTGCTTTACATTTATTACTTTCTCTTCAGGATATTTCTTTTTAAGGCTTTCAAATTCTCCTACTTCTTCTATTATATTCTCTTTTATCAAAACTCCACCATTTTCAATAAATGGATTTTGTGGATCATTGGTAACTATTTTCCCATTTCCTATAATCATTCTATTTCCCCTCCATCTTATGATTTTAAGACTTTACAATGGCATTTTCCAAACAATATTCATACTTCTTTATTAGTGTTATTAATATCTGCTCTAATTTTTGGCTAATTTTACTGTCTCCTACGATATGTTCTACAATATTTCCTGTTTCTGTCCTAACAAGATATTTGTTGTTATCTAATCTTAAAAATCCTATATTATCAGAAAGATCAAAATCTTCTTTTGTCCAGAATATCGTCACTTTATCCTTGTAAGGATTCCCTATATGAGGGCAAAATACTCCACAATTTCCACATTCATTACACATTCCATCTATGTGTACTATTTGATGAGATTTTTCAAATCCTTCTACTTCAATCATAATATTCGCTCTATTAGGACAAACCTCTACACAAATTTCACAAATTTGGTCACATTTTAAACATCTATTTCCTTCTCTTTGATCCTTTTTTACTTC comes from the Garciella nitratireducens DSM 15102 genome and includes:
- the ssnA gene encoding putative aminohydrolase SsnA; the encoded protein is MIIGNGKIVTNDPQNPFIENGGVLIKENIIEEVGEFESLKKKYPEEKVINVKQKLIMPGMINTHSHIYSAYARGMSVSKPTDNFFHVLENQWWSLDRKLTLEDCKLNAYTTYIESIRNGVTTLFDHHSSPNAARGSLFAIAEAAKDLGIRTSLCYEVSDRDGKDITKDEIQENIEFIKAYNSAEEDMVKGLFGLHASFTLSDETLYQVKEAMEGIHAGYHVHVAEGIEDQYDSLKKYGRRVVERLFDFGLLGNQTIAVHCVHANQRELEIIKETDTSVVHNPMSNMNNAVGCPPVVSMVTQGIRVGLGTDAYTNDMFESMKVANILQSHHLCDPTVGFGETKRLQLENNPAICKNYFQKEVGVLKKGAYADIITVDYNSYTPLNGENYFGHILFGLTGRMVNDTIINGKFVMKDREILPVDEEKIFAQSTERAAKIWPYM